GTACAATATCTCAAGAACGGTGGATATGCCGAGAGGAAAACGCTTCCTGATGTACCACGAAACTTTAATCGGATGGAGAAAATTTTCGTCCGAAATCCGAAGCCACGACCTAAAAGGCGGACTGTATATGGATTATCACAAGATCCTTCAAGACATAAAAAATACCACCAACCTGTTCGGAACGAAAAATTTCAAGACCGACAAGGAAATCGCACAGGAAGTGATGAACCACTACAAACACCAATTTTAAGATGAATAGCAAAACAATTTTAACCGTGCTTTGCCTTATGGCGCTCCTGCTTCCCGTAATGGGATTTGCGCAGACCAACAACAGCGTCAACAGTTTATTGCAGTTTCTGAAAGGTGACGGCGCATTTGAACGATGGTATATGGAGGTCTTCACCCAATTGGACACCGACATTCAAAGCAACGCCATCGCGGCGAGTATGCTCGGAAGAACCATCGGCGGTTTGGGAGCGTTAATGTATCTCGGATTCCTCGGATTCCAAATGCAGGAAGGAGCGAGACCTTGGGAAGTGACGCCGATGATTAGACCCATCATCATCGGGATGATTCTCCTGCATTGGGTGAGTTTCTACCAAATGATTCAATATCCGCTGCAGAAATTGGCGCAACCGTCCAAGGATATTTTTTTATCTATTGAAAATCAGGCGAACGACATACGCGTCAAAAGATTTGAAAAACAGACCCAATTGTTGGAGTTCCTGATTAAGCAGAAAGCCGAGGAGGAAGCCAAACAGAAGGAACTTCAAATCAACGAGGACAAAGGATTCGGTGACCGAATCATCGAGGGAATGAGCAAACTTTTCACGCCGATTCAGGAGTGGATGATTAGGATGGATTTCCAATTTCAGAAACTTATTTCGGAAGTGTTGGAGGCGGTTTCGCTGACGATTTTGCGGGTCTGTACCTACTTTA
This DNA window, taken from Chryseobacterium sp. 6424, encodes the following:
- a CDS encoding type IV secretion system protein, translating into MNSKTILTVLCLMALLLPVMGFAQTNNSVNSLLQFLKGDGAFERWYMEVFTQLDTDIQSNAIAASMLGRTIGGLGALMYLGFLGFQMQEGARPWEVTPMIRPIIIGMILLHWVSFYQMIQYPLQKLAQPSKDIFLSIENQANDIRVKRFEKQTQLLEFLIKQKAEEEAKQKELQINEDKGFGDRIIEGMSKLFTPIQEWMIRMDFQFQKLISEVLEAVSLTILRVCTYFIFFIQKIWSYVLIVLGPVAVGLSLIPGFESSFQNWVAKFININLYTFVSYTIINIGQQLIISGYQLEIERYDLLLNNGTVTDLNMLAAYISNNGMIHTVLFPCVAYIVTGIGVLMTPTIADSIVSAGGAGIMTKGKSAAAKVMSMGKTAAASAATGGKAIALSAAKTAGEMGKSIKALR